One segment of Streptomyces sp. XD-27 DNA contains the following:
- a CDS encoding AraC family transcriptional regulator, with protein MYHTWMRYFTPSPAHHRLGLVCLGVGLQHGALPEVGPRTLDHHVAVVISAGRGWYQSTDGRRHTITAPALIWLTPGTPHHYAPDPGWDESFVDFTGPATTTYTELGYIDPDRPVVPLTDTATARAAIGRIVRAARPGNPFLEVEAAAAVHELLVALRRARADTGGDGHPVLQALARDACRPLSVAEHAARHGMTPAELRAAVRRGAGCSPKDYLLAIRLGRAKELLVGTELPVAAVARRVGYDDPAYFSRLFTRRVGTSPVRFRQQQGRTVPGGWSDRVPEPDRPPTIAPGSPVEGHAT; from the coding sequence GTGTACCACACCTGGATGCGGTACTTCACGCCCAGCCCGGCCCACCACCGGCTCGGCCTGGTCTGCCTCGGCGTCGGCCTCCAGCACGGCGCCCTGCCCGAAGTCGGCCCGCGCACCCTCGACCACCACGTGGCCGTCGTCATCAGCGCCGGCCGCGGCTGGTACCAGAGCACCGACGGCCGCCGCCACACCATCACCGCACCCGCCCTGATCTGGCTCACCCCCGGCACACCGCACCACTACGCCCCCGACCCCGGCTGGGACGAAAGCTTCGTCGACTTCACCGGACCGGCCACCACCACCTACACCGAACTCGGCTACATCGACCCCGACCGGCCCGTCGTACCGCTCACCGACACCGCCACCGCGCGCGCCGCCATCGGCCGGATCGTCCGCGCCGCCCGGCCGGGCAACCCGTTCCTGGAGGTCGAGGCCGCCGCCGCCGTCCACGAACTCCTCGTCGCGCTGCGCCGCGCCCGCGCCGACACCGGCGGCGACGGCCACCCCGTCCTCCAGGCCCTGGCCCGCGACGCCTGCCGCCCGCTGTCCGTCGCCGAACACGCCGCCCGGCACGGGATGACCCCCGCCGAACTACGCGCCGCCGTACGCCGCGGCGCCGGCTGCAGCCCCAAGGACTACCTGCTCGCCATCAGGCTCGGCCGCGCCAAGGAACTCCTCGTCGGCACCGAACTCCCGGTCGCCGCCGTCGCCCGCCGCGTCGGCTACGACGACCCCGCCTACTTCAGCAGACTGTTCACCCGCCGCGTCGGCACCTCACCCGTCCGCTTCCGCCAGCAGCAGGGCCGCACCGTCCCCGGCGGCTGGAGCGACCGCGTACCCGAGCCCGACCGGCCGCCCACCATCGCGCCCGGCTCCCCCGTCGAGGGCCACGCCACATAA
- a CDS encoding endo-alpha-N-acetylgalactosaminidase family protein, whose translation MAGIGTALGPGGGSAHAAPGARTADTVIRSPRLEVRVGTDFPRVISYTDRGTRAVLHAQTRPVGSVLIGDTELTPQVTSTAHSDHITYTLAFTGGTRIGVEIRVRDWQVHWRVTHISDTDALRVGTLRIPGLALLTVRADQPGAALLAARIELDKAASGDTLVRPGNPATPVDAAPLGCAYAVAATDALAAAVETNTVWDRPSTAAGTTWENGRLWRQTVRCDDGRLAVRLGCGQWTHRAATAPNDATEPLPYATVILTRDRNGDGTIDWQDAAIALRDIMTEPLGADEQHLRVVPHIAFNFASQATNPFLATLDHVKRICLATDGLRQYTLLKGYQSEGHDSAHPDYADNYNKRAGGLDDLNTLLREGSTWHSDFGVHVNVTESYPVARAFSETLVDTTDKQWDWLDQSYRIDQRRDLVSGDVIQRFQDLRDQTDPALNTLYIDVFRESGWTSDRLQRALRDQGWHITTEWGHGLERSALWSHWATETDYGPDTSRGINSRLIRFLRNHHKDVFADKWPTLLGIPRTGSFEGWTGKTDWTAFYRLIWTDSLPAKYLQAYPIRTWRDHEITFEGPTATAVTDTGGVRRITTDGRLVYDGGTYLLPWEPRKATDPARLYHYHPAGGTTTWRLPRGWTDLRTVVLYRLTDQGRADATQLPVRNGKITITARPDQPYVVHKAPAPAQPAPDWGQGTPVHDPGFHSGSLNGWHTIGPAGIERSDLGDYELILGPGPAAAAGQRLTRLAPGDYAASVQVEVGQRPGERRRAALTVRTADGITAENWTETSTAANHMAADRKHGTRFQRMFTYFTVPDGGGPVDLTLHAEPGTARVRFDNVRVVPTTRRRTPGTLLHEDFEHVPQGWGPFVKGDAGGTTDPRTHIAQRHAPYTQAGWNGKAIDDVIDGAEALKSRGENPGLVYRTVPHTVRFQAGHRYRVTFRYENETAGQYAWITAVDEPAPRELSRTPLPEATAPATHSYEFTAPATGEAWVGLRKTGDNGTSELTMDSFTVEDLGRTAPPR comes from the coding sequence ATGGCCGGAATCGGCACGGCACTGGGCCCCGGCGGCGGGTCGGCGCACGCCGCCCCCGGCGCCCGCACCGCCGACACCGTCATCCGGTCGCCGCGGCTGGAGGTCCGGGTCGGCACCGACTTCCCGCGCGTCATCTCCTACACCGACCGCGGCACCCGCGCCGTACTCCACGCCCAGACACGCCCCGTCGGCTCCGTCCTCATCGGCGACACCGAGCTGACCCCCCAGGTCACCAGCACCGCACACAGCGACCACATCACCTACACCCTCGCCTTCACCGGCGGCACCCGGATCGGCGTGGAGATCCGCGTACGGGACTGGCAGGTGCACTGGCGCGTCACCCACATCAGCGACACCGACGCTCTCCGCGTCGGCACCCTGCGCATCCCCGGCCTCGCCCTGCTCACCGTCCGCGCCGACCAGCCCGGCGCCGCCCTGCTGGCCGCCCGTATCGAACTGGACAAGGCCGCAAGCGGCGACACCCTCGTTAGGCCCGGCAACCCCGCGACCCCCGTGGACGCCGCACCCCTGGGCTGCGCGTACGCCGTCGCCGCCACCGACGCCCTGGCCGCCGCCGTCGAGACCAACACCGTCTGGGACAGACCCTCCACCGCCGCCGGGACCACCTGGGAGAACGGACGCCTGTGGCGGCAGACCGTCAGGTGCGACGACGGCCGGCTCGCCGTGCGCCTGGGCTGCGGCCAGTGGACGCACCGGGCCGCCACCGCCCCGAACGACGCCACCGAACCACTGCCGTACGCCACCGTGATCCTCACCCGCGACCGCAACGGCGACGGCACCATCGACTGGCAGGACGCCGCCATCGCGCTGCGCGACATCATGACCGAACCCCTGGGCGCCGACGAACAGCACCTGCGCGTCGTCCCCCACATCGCCTTCAACTTCGCCAGCCAGGCCACCAACCCGTTCCTCGCCACCCTCGACCACGTCAAGCGGATCTGCCTGGCCACCGACGGGCTGCGCCAGTACACGCTGCTCAAGGGCTACCAATCCGAAGGCCACGACTCCGCCCACCCCGACTACGCGGACAACTACAACAAGCGCGCCGGCGGCCTGGACGACCTCAACACCCTCCTCCGCGAAGGCAGCACATGGCACAGCGACTTCGGCGTCCACGTCAACGTCACCGAGTCCTACCCCGTCGCCCGCGCCTTCTCCGAGACCCTGGTGGACACCACCGACAAGCAATGGGACTGGCTCGACCAGTCCTACCGCATCGACCAGCGCCGCGACCTGGTCTCCGGCGACGTCATCCAACGCTTCCAGGACCTGCGCGACCAGACCGACCCCGCCCTCAACACGCTCTACATCGACGTCTTCCGCGAATCAGGCTGGACCTCCGACCGACTCCAGCGCGCCCTGCGCGACCAGGGCTGGCACATCACCACCGAATGGGGCCACGGACTGGAACGCTCCGCCCTGTGGTCCCACTGGGCCACCGAGACCGACTACGGCCCCGACACCTCACGCGGCATCAACTCCCGCCTGATCAGATTCCTGCGCAACCACCACAAGGACGTCTTCGCCGACAAGTGGCCCACCCTGCTCGGCATCCCGCGCACCGGCAGCTTCGAAGGCTGGACCGGCAAAACCGACTGGACCGCCTTCTACCGGCTGATCTGGACCGACAGCCTGCCCGCCAAATACCTCCAGGCGTACCCCATCCGCACCTGGCGCGACCACGAGATCACCTTCGAGGGCCCCACCGCGACCGCGGTCACCGACACCGGCGGCGTACGGCGCATCACCACCGACGGACGGCTCGTCTACGACGGCGGAACGTATCTGCTGCCCTGGGAGCCGCGCAAAGCCACCGACCCGGCCCGGCTCTACCACTACCACCCCGCCGGTGGCACCACCACCTGGCGGCTGCCCCGCGGCTGGACCGACCTGCGAACCGTCGTGCTGTACCGGCTCACCGACCAAGGACGCGCCGACGCCACCCAACTCCCCGTCCGCAACGGGAAGATCACCATCACCGCGCGGCCCGACCAGCCGTACGTGGTCCACAAGGCCCCCGCCCCCGCCCAGCCCGCACCCGACTGGGGCCAGGGCACCCCGGTCCACGACCCCGGATTCCACTCCGGCTCCCTGAACGGCTGGCACACCATCGGCCCGGCCGGCATCGAACGCAGCGACCTCGGCGACTACGAACTGATCCTCGGCCCCGGCCCGGCCGCCGCCGCCGGCCAGCGGCTGACCCGGCTCGCCCCCGGCGACTACGCCGCATCCGTCCAGGTCGAGGTCGGACAGCGCCCGGGGGAGCGGCGCCGCGCCGCACTCACCGTCCGCACGGCCGACGGCATCACCGCCGAGAACTGGACCGAGACCTCCACCGCCGCCAACCACATGGCCGCCGACCGCAAACACGGCACCCGCTTCCAGCGCATGTTCACCTACTTCACCGTCCCCGACGGCGGCGGGCCGGTCGACCTCACCCTCCACGCCGAGCCAGGAACGGCACGGGTACGGTTCGACAACGTACGCGTCGTCCCCACCACCCGCCGCCGCACGCCGGGCACACTGCTCCACGAGGACTTCGAACACGTCCCCCAAGGCTGGGGCCCCTTCGTCAAGGGCGACGCCGGCGGCACCACCGACCCGCGCACCCACATCGCCCAGCGGCACGCCCCGTACACCCAGGCCGGCTGGAACGGCAAGGCGATCGACGACGTCATCGACGGCGCCGAAGCGCTCAAGTCCCGCGGCGAGAACCCCGGACTCGTCTACCGCACCGTGCCGCACACCGTCCGCTTCCAGGCCGGGCACCGCTACCGGGTCACCTTCCGGTACGAGAACGAGACGGCCGGGCAGTACGCGTGGATCACCGCCGTCGACGAGCCCGCCCCCCGCGAACTGAGCCGCACCCCGCTGCCCGAGGCGACCGCCCCCGCCACCCACTCCTACGAGTTCACCGCCCCCGCCACCGGCGAAGCCTGGGTCGGTCTGAGGAAAACCGGCGACAACGGAACCTCGGAGTTGACCATGGACTCCTTCACGGTGGAGGACCTCGGCAGGACCGCACCTCCCCGCTGA
- a CDS encoding MBL fold metallo-hydrolase, giving the protein MEITHVTDTVWMLRFPVGQAYAVRIPDGFALVDCGWAGYEKPILDALAGLGASGPTDLREILITHCHKDHYGSAAALAAATGARILAGAADAPVISGAQPLPDPVLADWEIPLYEANAPQVPPAPAVPVDRELSDGDTLDWGEPARILHVPGHTHGSVALHLPDSGVLFTGDTIANVGQLMPGVFNLEPARMADAFRKQAALDVETACFGHGDPLTTGAGAALRAAARTLT; this is encoded by the coding sequence ATGGAGATCACCCACGTCACCGACACCGTCTGGATGCTGCGCTTCCCCGTGGGCCAGGCGTACGCCGTCCGGATCCCGGACGGCTTCGCGCTGGTGGACTGCGGATGGGCGGGCTACGAGAAGCCGATCCTGGACGCCCTCGCCGGACTCGGCGCGTCGGGCCCCACCGACCTGCGCGAGATCCTCATCACCCACTGCCACAAGGACCACTACGGTTCCGCCGCCGCCCTGGCCGCCGCCACCGGCGCCCGCATCCTCGCCGGCGCCGCCGACGCCCCCGTCATCAGCGGCGCGCAGCCGCTGCCGGACCCGGTGCTCGCCGACTGGGAGATCCCGCTCTACGAGGCCAACGCCCCGCAGGTGCCACCGGCCCCGGCCGTGCCGGTCGACCGGGAACTGTCCGACGGCGACACCCTCGACTGGGGCGAACCCGCCCGCATACTGCACGTACCCGGCCACACCCACGGCAGCGTGGCGCTCCATCTGCCCGACTCCGGCGTGCTGTTCACCGGCGACACCATCGCCAACGTGGGACAGTTGATGCCGGGCGTGTTCAACCTCGAACCCGCCCGCATGGCCGACGCCTTCCGCAAACAGGCCGCCCTGGACGTGGAGACCGCCTGCTTCGGCCACGGCGACCCGCTGACCACCGGCGCGGGCGCCGCCCTGCGCGCCGCCGCCCGGACGCTGACCTGA
- a CDS encoding trypsin-like serine protease, with protein MQNFMKQVKRTAAAGAIALSAFSLFPGTALAQDDGGKSAKVVGGTKAEQGEFPFMVRLSMGCGGALYTQDIVLTAAHCVDGSGPNTDITATAGVVDLEDSNAVTAKSTEVLQAPGYNGTGKDWALIKLDKKIDLPTLPIAESDAYNNGDFSIAGWGADKEGGDQQRYLLKASVPFVDDATCKSAYSNLVEKEELCAGLLDQGGVDTCQGDSGGPMFRKDDSDKWIQVGIVSWGEGCARPGKPGVYTEVSTFAEDIKKAASELGA; from the coding sequence TTGCAGAACTTCATGAAGCAGGTGAAGCGCACCGCAGCCGCCGGTGCCATCGCCCTCAGCGCGTTCAGCCTCTTCCCCGGCACCGCCCTGGCGCAGGACGACGGCGGCAAGTCCGCGAAGGTCGTCGGCGGCACCAAGGCCGAGCAGGGCGAATTCCCGTTCATGGTCCGCCTGTCCATGGGCTGTGGCGGCGCACTCTACACCCAGGACATCGTGCTCACCGCCGCCCACTGCGTCGACGGCAGCGGCCCGAACACCGACATCACCGCCACCGCCGGCGTGGTGGACCTGGAGGACTCCAACGCCGTCACCGCCAAGTCCACCGAGGTCCTCCAGGCCCCCGGCTACAACGGCACCGGCAAGGACTGGGCGCTGATCAAGCTCGACAAGAAGATCGACCTGCCGACGCTGCCGATCGCCGAGTCGGACGCGTACAACAACGGCGACTTCTCCATCGCCGGCTGGGGCGCCGACAAGGAGGGCGGCGACCAGCAGCGCTACCTGCTCAAGGCCAGTGTGCCGTTCGTCGACGACGCCACCTGCAAGAGCGCCTACAGCAACCTGGTGGAGAAGGAGGAGCTCTGCGCCGGACTCCTCGACCAGGGCGGCGTGGACACCTGCCAGGGCGACTCCGGCGGCCCCATGTTCCGCAAGGACGACTCCGACAAGTGGATACAGGTCGGCATCGTCAGCTGGGGCGAGGGCTGCGCCCGTCCCGGCAAGCCCGGCGTCTACACCGAGGTGAGCACCTTCGCCGAGGACATCAAGAAGGCGGCGTCCGAGCTCGGCGCCTGA
- a CDS encoding trypsin-like serine protease, which produces MRNFLKHVKRSAAVCAAALAGISLFPGTALAQSDGSRAGQGDGSRAIAPVVGGTRATQGEFPFMVRLSMGCGGALYSKTIVLTAAHCVNGSGPNTSITATAGVVDLQGSGAIKVKSTRVLQAPGYNGTGKDWALIKLARPIDLPTLKIADTTAYNNGTFTVAGWGAAREGGPQQRYLLKATVPFVDDATCKSAGGSYAGLVANEEICAGYMQQGGVDTCQGDSGGPMFRKDNTGQWIQVGIVSWGEGCARPGKPGVYTEVSTFAGAIRSGAAQLGG; this is translated from the coding sequence TTGCGGAATTTCCTGAAGCACGTGAAGAGATCGGCGGCAGTCTGCGCGGCCGCGCTCGCCGGGATCAGCCTGTTCCCCGGTACCGCACTGGCCCAGAGCGACGGCTCCCGGGCCGGACAGGGTGACGGCTCCCGAGCCATCGCGCCCGTCGTCGGCGGAACCCGCGCCACGCAGGGCGAATTCCCGTTCATGGTGCGCCTGTCCATGGGATGCGGCGGCGCCCTGTACTCCAAGACCATCGTCCTGACCGCCGCGCACTGCGTGAACGGCAGCGGTCCCAACACCTCCATCACCGCCACCGCGGGCGTGGTGGACCTCCAGGGCTCCGGCGCGATCAAGGTCAAGTCCACCCGGGTCCTCCAGGCCCCGGGCTACAACGGCACGGGCAAGGACTGGGCGCTGATCAAGCTCGCCCGGCCGATCGACCTGCCCACGCTGAAGATCGCCGACACCACGGCGTACAACAACGGCACCTTCACCGTCGCCGGTTGGGGCGCGGCGCGCGAAGGCGGGCCGCAGCAGCGCTACCTCCTCAAGGCCACCGTGCCGTTCGTCGACGACGCCACCTGCAAGAGCGCCGGCGGCAGTTACGCGGGCCTGGTCGCGAACGAGGAGATCTGCGCCGGATACATGCAGCAGGGCGGCGTGGACACCTGCCAGGGCGACTCCGGCGGCCCGATGTTCCGCAAGGACAACACCGGCCAGTGGATACAGGTCGGCATCGTCAGCTGGGGCGAGGGCTGCGCCCGTCCCGGCAAGCCCGGCGTCTACACCGAGGTGAGCACCTTCGCCGGCGCCATCAGGTCCGGCGCGGCCCAGCTCGGCGGCTGA
- a CDS encoding glycosyltransferase family 39 protein, with product MVHPPSAAEATAAEAAAVRAARPGSTSGSVPARPARRRIGRATAALAPAGLMLALGLWGIGREGSMWRDESTTYQVAHRDLGEITHMLGNADVVHGLYYLLMHGLFALWDGGLVALRLPSVLGMAAAAAGVGLIGHRLAGPRAGLAAGLVFPLIPAVQEYAQEGRSYALVCALVVWSTHALLGAVARPRAWAWVRYAAVSALACLLHEFAVLALLAHGATLHLARATVPEDVRWRWGRAATCAVLPMAPLVVVSQQQANLVGWIPRPDAAQLLGFAAPALAGLLLAKAPVSAAAGPVRLRTLALPLLILPPALLMAVSYLHPLYVDRYVLYSHVGLALLLGAALDWALRAARRRGTLAVGTVLGLATAAVAALLPPSLHLRTPESRLDDTVSAARAVRELSEPGDGVLFLPARRREPMMSRPEDFAGLRNLALSVDAVTSGTLHGVELPAAEIRTRMLTADRIVTVNDPPGGKPAGAPEEQAKREVLSGHFAVCEQRAVKGMRIILYARPGKCGPRPH from the coding sequence ATGGTCCATCCGCCGTCGGCCGCCGAGGCCACCGCCGCCGAGGCCGCCGCCGTACGCGCCGCCCGGCCCGGCAGCACCAGCGGCAGCGTCCCCGCGCGGCCCGCCCGCCGCCGGATCGGCCGCGCCACGGCGGCCCTGGCCCCGGCGGGGCTGATGCTGGCGCTCGGGCTGTGGGGGATCGGCCGCGAAGGCAGCATGTGGCGGGACGAGTCGACGACGTACCAGGTCGCGCACCGGGACCTCGGCGAGATCACGCACATGCTGGGCAACGCCGACGTCGTGCACGGCCTGTACTACCTCCTGATGCACGGTCTGTTCGCCCTCTGGGACGGCGGACTGGTGGCGCTGCGGCTGCCGTCGGTGCTGGGCATGGCGGCGGCCGCGGCGGGCGTCGGGCTGATCGGGCACCGGCTCGCCGGGCCGCGCGCCGGGCTCGCCGCCGGGCTGGTCTTCCCGCTGATCCCGGCGGTACAGGAATACGCGCAGGAGGGCCGCTCGTACGCGCTGGTCTGCGCGCTGGTGGTGTGGTCCACGCACGCGTTGCTCGGTGCCGTCGCCCGGCCGCGCGCGTGGGCATGGGTGCGGTACGCCGCCGTCTCCGCCCTGGCCTGCCTGCTGCACGAGTTCGCGGTGTTGGCGCTGCTCGCGCACGGCGCCACACTCCACCTCGCCCGCGCCACCGTCCCCGAGGACGTCCGCTGGCGCTGGGGCCGCGCCGCCACCTGCGCGGTGCTGCCGATGGCGCCGCTCGTGGTCGTCAGCCAGCAGCAGGCAAATCTCGTCGGGTGGATCCCGCGTCCCGATGCCGCCCAACTGCTCGGCTTCGCCGCGCCGGCGCTGGCGGGGCTGCTGCTCGCCAAGGCCCCGGTCTCAGCCGCCGCGGGCCCGGTGCGGCTGCGTACGCTCGCGCTGCCGCTGCTGATCCTCCCGCCGGCGCTGCTGATGGCCGTGTCGTACCTCCACCCGCTCTACGTCGACCGCTACGTGCTCTACTCCCACGTCGGCCTCGCCCTGCTGCTGGGCGCCGCGCTCGACTGGGCGCTCCGCGCGGCCCGGCGCCGCGGGACGCTCGCGGTCGGCACCGTCCTGGGGCTCGCGACGGCGGCCGTGGCCGCCCTGCTGCCGCCCTCGCTGCATCTGCGGACGCCGGAGAGCAGGCTGGACGACACGGTCTCCGCCGCCCGCGCCGTACGGGAGCTGTCCGAACCCGGTGACGGAGTGCTCTTCCTGCCCGCCCGGCGACGGGAGCCGATGATGTCGCGCCCGGAGGACTTCGCCGGCCTGCGGAACCTGGCCCTGAGCGTGGACGCGGTCACCTCGGGCACCCTGCACGGCGTCGAACTGCCCGCCGCCGAGATCCGTACGCGGATGCTCACCGCGGACCGCATCGTCACGGTGAACGACCCGCCCGGCGGCAAGCCCGCCGGCGCCCCGGAGGAGCAGGCCAAGCGCGAGGTGCTCAGCGGGCACTTCGCGGTGTGCGAGCAGCGGGCGGTCAAGGGCATGCGGATCATCCTGTACGCCCGCCCGGGGAAGTGCGGACCGCGGCCCCACTGA
- a CDS encoding ABC transporter ATP-binding protein, whose translation MTDQIAAPGTAAVEASGLGRKYRRGWALRECTFRLPAGRVCALVGPNGAGKSTLLALAANLLAPTEGTVRLFGEPPSAPAARRRVAFVAQDKPLYPRFTVAETLRLGRELNPAWDQAVAERLVAEADVPLTARISTLSGGQRTCVALALALGKRADLLLLDEPMSDQDPLRRRRMMGALMAEAAEHGTTVVISTHVLAELDGVCDYLLLIGGARLRLAGETDALQAAHRLVTGVHEGPGLPPGLAGHTIVESRTTGRQFTALMRPGAAPVGGDWIVSEPSVEEILLGYLRAPDAPPLLTRSARAASAHAAAAEVVAG comes from the coding sequence GTGACCGATCAGATAGCCGCCCCGGGCACGGCAGCCGTGGAGGCGTCCGGCCTGGGCAGGAAATACCGGCGCGGCTGGGCGCTGCGGGAGTGCACGTTCCGCCTGCCCGCCGGACGCGTCTGCGCACTGGTGGGCCCCAACGGCGCCGGCAAGAGCACCCTCCTCGCTCTCGCCGCGAACCTGCTGGCGCCCACCGAGGGCACCGTACGGCTCTTCGGCGAGCCGCCGTCGGCACCGGCCGCGCGGCGGCGCGTCGCCTTCGTCGCCCAGGACAAGCCGCTCTATCCGCGGTTCACCGTCGCCGAGACCCTGCGGCTCGGCCGCGAGCTCAACCCCGCCTGGGACCAGGCCGTGGCCGAACGCCTCGTGGCCGAGGCGGACGTGCCGCTCACGGCCCGGATCTCCACCCTCTCCGGCGGCCAGCGCACCTGCGTCGCCCTGGCCCTCGCCCTCGGCAAGCGCGCCGACCTGCTGCTGCTGGACGAGCCGATGTCCGACCAGGACCCGCTGCGCCGCCGCCGGATGATGGGCGCGCTGATGGCCGAGGCGGCCGAACACGGCACCACCGTGGTGATCTCCACCCATGTGCTCGCCGAACTGGACGGCGTCTGCGACTACCTGCTGCTGATCGGCGGCGCCCGGCTGCGGCTCGCGGGCGAGACCGACGCCCTCCAGGCCGCGCACCGCCTGGTCACCGGCGTCCACGAAGGCCCCGGCCTGCCGCCCGGGTTAGCAGGACACACCATCGTCGAGTCCCGCACCACCGGCCGCCAGTTCACCGCCCTGATGCGCCCCGGCGCGGCGCCGGTCGGCGGCGACTGGATCGTGAGCGAGCCGTCGGTCGAGGAGATCCTGCTCGGCTACCTCCGCGCACCGGACGCCCCGCCGCTGCTCACCCGCAGCGCGCGGGCGGCGTCCGCTCACGCCGCGGCCGCGGAGGTGGTGGCCGGATGA
- a CDS encoding GntR family transcriptional regulator, whose product MVEYRIDRRSGVATYLQIVQQTKQALRLGLLQPGDKLPTAKEVVAATAINPNTVLKAYRELEREGLVEPKPGLGTFVRRSLARPEAAADSPLRAELAAWTDRARAAGLDREDVAALIAAVLDERFGGGPAAAGTDRYGE is encoded by the coding sequence GTGGTCGAGTACCGCATCGACCGGCGCAGCGGCGTCGCCACCTACCTGCAGATCGTCCAGCAGACGAAGCAGGCGCTGCGCCTCGGGCTCCTGCAGCCGGGCGACAAGCTGCCCACCGCCAAGGAGGTCGTCGCGGCCACGGCGATCAACCCCAACACCGTCCTCAAGGCGTACCGGGAGCTGGAGCGCGAGGGCCTGGTCGAACCCAAGCCCGGCCTCGGCACCTTCGTACGGCGCTCGCTCGCCCGGCCCGAGGCCGCCGCGGACTCACCCCTGCGCGCCGAACTCGCCGCGTGGACGGACCGGGCCCGCGCGGCCGGACTCGACCGCGAGGACGTGGCGGCGCTGATCGCCGCCGTCCTCGACGAACGCTTCGGCGGCGGCCCGGCCGCCGCCGGCACCGACCGATACGGGGAGTAG
- a CDS encoding glutamate synthase subunit beta — MADPKGFLTTDREVAKTRPVGERVKDWNEVYVPGSLLPIISKQAGRCMDCGIPFCHNGCPLGNLIPEWNDYAYREDWAEASERLHATNNFPEFTGRLCPAPCESACVLGINQPAVTIKNVEVSIIDKAWDSGNVTPQPPERLSGKTVAVIGSGPAGLAAAQQLTRAGHTVAVYERADRIGGLLRYGIPEFKMEKRHINRRIEQMRAEGTKFRTGVEIGRDIDAAKLRKRYDAVVIAAGATTARDLPVPGRELKGIHQAMEYLPLANKVQEGDFVAPPITAEGKHVVVIGGGDTGADCVGTAHRQGAASVTQLEIMPRPGEERSAGQPWPTFPMLYKVTSAHEEGGERVYSVSTTHFEGDEDGNVQWLHLVEVEFVDGKLNQKPGTERRIPAQLVTLAMGFTGTDQENGLVRQFGLELDERGNIARDADFATNVDGVFVAGDAGRGQSLIVWAIAEGRSAARGVDRYLAGSSALPAPIRPTDRSLTV; from the coding sequence ATGGCTGACCCCAAGGGCTTCCTGACCACTGACCGCGAGGTCGCCAAGACCCGCCCCGTCGGCGAGCGCGTCAAGGACTGGAACGAGGTCTACGTCCCCGGCTCCCTGCTGCCGATCATCAGCAAGCAGGCCGGGCGCTGCATGGACTGCGGCATCCCGTTCTGCCACAACGGCTGTCCGCTGGGGAACCTCATCCCCGAGTGGAACGACTACGCCTACCGCGAGGACTGGGCCGAGGCCAGCGAGCGGCTGCACGCCACCAACAACTTCCCGGAGTTCACCGGGCGGCTGTGCCCCGCGCCGTGCGAGTCCGCCTGCGTGCTGGGCATCAACCAGCCCGCCGTCACCATCAAGAACGTCGAGGTCTCGATCATCGACAAGGCGTGGGACTCCGGCAACGTCACCCCGCAGCCGCCCGAGCGGCTGTCCGGCAAGACCGTCGCCGTGATCGGCTCGGGCCCGGCCGGGCTCGCCGCCGCCCAGCAGCTGACCCGGGCCGGGCACACGGTTGCCGTCTACGAGCGCGCCGACCGCATCGGCGGCCTGCTGCGGTACGGCATCCCAGAGTTCAAGATGGAGAAGCGCCACATCAACCGCCGTATCGAGCAGATGCGGGCGGAAGGCACCAAGTTCCGCACCGGTGTGGAGATCGGCCGCGACATCGACGCCGCCAAGCTGCGCAAGCGCTACGACGCCGTCGTCATCGCGGCCGGCGCCACCACCGCGCGCGACCTGCCGGTGCCCGGGCGCGAACTCAAGGGCATCCACCAGGCGATGGAGTACCTGCCGCTCGCCAACAAGGTGCAGGAGGGCGACTTCGTCGCCCCGCCGATCACCGCCGAGGGCAAGCACGTCGTGGTCATCGGCGGCGGCGACACCGGCGCGGACTGCGTCGGCACCGCCCACCGGCAGGGCGCGGCCTCCGTCACCCAGCTGGAGATCATGCCCCGGCCGGGGGAGGAGCGCAGCGCGGGTCAGCCCTGGCCGACCTTCCCGATGCTGTACAAGGTCACCTCCGCGCACGAGGAGGGCGGCGAGCGCGTCTACTCCGTCTCCACCACCCACTTCGAGGGCGACGAGGACGGCAACGTGCAGTGGCTGCACCTGGTCGAGGTCGAGTTCGTGGACGGCAAGCTGAACCAGAAGCCGGGCACCGAGCGGAGGATCCCGGCCCAGCTGGTGACGCTGGCCATGGGCTTCACCGGCACCGACCAGGAGAACGGCCTGGTCCGGCAGTTCGGCCTGGAGCTGGACGAGCGCGGCAACATCGCCCGCGACGCGGACTTCGCCACCAACGTCGACGGGGTCTTCGTCGCCGGTGACGCGGGCCGCGGCCAGTCGCTGATCGTGTGGGCCATCGCCGAGGGCCGCTCCGCGGCGCGCGGCGTGGACCGCTACCTGGCGGGCAGCAGCGCGCTGCCCGCGCCGATCCGCCCGACGGACCGCTCCCTGACGGTCTGA